In the genome of Isoalcanivorax indicus, one region contains:
- a CDS encoding VOC family protein — MFSHVMVGSNDIERSKRFYDALLGVFGAGEPLRDQNNTGQTRLFYRHDGGTFCVSEPIDGESATFANGGTIGFKCTSPEQVQQFHDTAVAHGGTSIEEPPGLREGKLGAMHLAYVRDPDGNKLCALHRPK, encoded by the coding sequence ATGTTCAGTCATGTGATGGTCGGCTCGAATGACATTGAGCGCTCAAAGCGCTTCTATGACGCCTTGCTAGGCGTATTTGGGGCGGGAGAACCGCTGCGAGATCAGAACAACACGGGGCAAACGCGCTTGTTCTATCGGCACGATGGTGGGACCTTCTGCGTCAGTGAACCGATTGACGGTGAGTCCGCCACGTTCGCCAATGGCGGCACAATCGGGTTCAAGTGCACCTCGCCAGAGCAGGTACAGCAGTTCCACGACACAGCTGTTGCCCATGGGGGCACTTCGATTGAAGAACCGCCAGGCCTGCGCGAAGGCAAACTCGGCGCCATGCACCTGGCCTATGTGCGCGATCCAGACGGAAATAAGCTTTGTGCGCTTCATCGACCAAAGTGA
- a CDS encoding DUF5701 family protein: MLNHPASEFDRQVDVLSERIRNNAFRYDLYKLQEQTADLRAQICELDTGQDVREGNIPVVIVFRMQVASYSDLLSQLRYKGHEGYVEMTPKTPESFVDVDSLAIPEVDIYALWDVDTGGSMLNVSPSDSVDMLESKGRTPLTMYEGVQCVLAIPEILTDKQQFNAIQMPGSRIGGDQRVPSIWISKGAPRLGWCWFGNIHTWLATASCKSRVQAV, from the coding sequence ATGTTGAACCATCCAGCCTCAGAATTTGACAGGCAAGTAGATGTCTTGTCCGAGCGGATAAGGAATAACGCATTTAGATATGATCTTTACAAATTACAGGAACAAACCGCCGACCTACGGGCACAAATTTGCGAGCTTGATACTGGCCAGGATGTGAGAGAAGGTAACATCCCTGTAGTTATCGTTTTCAGAATGCAGGTTGCCTCCTATAGTGACTTGTTGTCTCAGCTACGCTACAAGGGCCACGAAGGTTATGTGGAGATGACACCCAAAACTCCTGAGAGTTTCGTGGATGTTGACTCACTTGCTATCCCGGAAGTTGATATCTACGCGCTATGGGATGTTGATACAGGAGGATCCATGCTCAATGTCAGCCCTAGCGACAGCGTCGACATGCTTGAGAGCAAGGGTCGAACGCCGTTAACAATGTATGAAGGCGTGCAGTGCGTATTGGCAATTCCTGAGATTTTGACTGACAAGCAACAGTTCAATGCAATCCAGATGCCTGGTTCACGTATCGGAGGCGACCAGCGAGTGCCCTCCATCTGGATCAGCAAGGGAGCGCCACGCCTGGGCTGGTGCTGGTTCGGCAACATTCATACCTGGTTGGCGACTGCATCATGCAAGTCAAGGGTTCAGGCGGTTTGA